From one Anopheles cruzii chromosome 3, idAnoCruzAS_RS32_06, whole genome shotgun sequence genomic stretch:
- the LOC128273932 gene encoding RIB43A-like with coiled-coils protein 2, with protein sequence MLNSLFVNCQDQKEALAIERRRRFEESRKQRIFNARRRVIGVDTDALGYQVQEKQEAKQAKAEQSRKLAEEVRRQEHVLLLKQREQRQERVRQEDELNRFRATHQRPEQSRDFDLFDPDALKKALPARTGDNDPRLSVSGAQLFDGEDLQERHRRKVQCEQQRSWLEQQIREKRQAEIDRRAAERFLEEALMARETHLHQLTSQERYAREKIHEAVNEFNRRLTHEQEQQRQCKDREEQEDNLAEIYNNLTSDILTENPDAAKSSFGPNRVITAQYKGMSPEEIDQIRHTQQQQLEALERKRQEEANTRHAWDQLAIDFDKAVMTKENELTRRRHALAEQIRHENRLLALEQHRKIEHLDKVIYQNRPTQAYFDQFNTCTR encoded by the exons ATGCTAAATTCTCTCTTCGTTAACTGCCAGGATCAAAAGGAAGCGCTGGCCATCGAGCGTCGGCGACGGTTCGAAGAGTCACGAAAGCAGCGCATTTTCAATGCCCGGCGCCGAGTGATTGGG GTTGACACGGATGCCCTCGGTTATCAAGTGCAGGAAAAGCAAGAGGCAAAGCAAGCGAAGGCCGAGCAAAGTCGTAAGTTGGCAGAAGAAGTACGCCGACAGGAGCACGTTCTGTTACTGAAACAACGTGAACAACGACAAGAGCGTGTGCGCCAGGAAGATGAACTGAATCGCTTCCGGGCCACTCACCAGCGACCGGAACAGTCGCGTGATTTTGATCTGTTTGATCCAGACGCGCTTAAGAAAGCATTGCCAGCCCGCACCGGCGACAACGATCCACGTTTGAGCGTGTCCGGTGCCCAGCTGTTCGATGGCGAAGATCTGCAAGAGCGCCACAGGCGGAAAGTGCAGTGCGAACAGCAACGCTCCTGGTTGGAGCAGCAAATACGCGAGAAGCGTCAGGCAGAGATTGATCGTCGCGCTGCCGAACGTTTTCTGGAAGAGGCACTAATGGCACGCGAAACTCACCTACATCAGCTCACTTCACAGGAACGCTACGCACGTGAGAAGATCCACGAAGCCGTCAACGAGTTCAACCGACGGCTGACCCACGAACAGGAACAGCAGCGCCAGTGCAAGGATCGCGAAGAGCAGGAGGATAACTTGGCCGAAATATACAACAATCTGACCAGCGACATCCTGACGGAAAATCCGGACGCGGCCAAGAGCAGTTTCGGACCGAACCGGGTAATCACGGCCCAATACAAAGGAATGTCTCCGGAGGAAATTGACCAGATACGCCAcacgcagcaacagcagctggaAGCGCTGGAACGCAAACGGCAGGAGGAAGCCAACACGCGCCATGCTTGGGATCAGCTGGCCATCGATTTCGATAAGGCGGTTATgacgaaggaaaacgaactAACCCGCAGACGACACGCATTAGCCGAACAGATTCGCCACGAAAATCGTCTACTTGCACTTGAGCAGCATCGCAAGATCGAGCACCTGGACAAAGTGATCTATCAAAATCGCCCGACGCAGGCCTACTTCGATCAGTTCAACACTTGTACGCGTTAA
- the LOC128272464 gene encoding nicastrin, whose translation MLVLAHEVSGQRIKDDMYTQVTGAHCFRRLNGTHVTGCSSKNGGSVGVLHLIEGPEDIDFLVNSHPSPPYAAIISPALYTRENILRLRDQAGQYISVLVLINNVTGMDHFSQESPCPNEFSSLLVGQPGENDERCSAARPEQSWNPWGSGLLQEDFPFPVYYVYEAEEIDKLRDCYFKFNAHDLERQRERSLCSIEVKSFMSAAVSSANCIRRSNFYNSFIPATKYCDPLQGKNVYATLFPRPTQSTTEEGWRERDANERIVLVSTRTDTTTMFDGRGQGAMDSVLPFTVLISVAHFLAKVLPSSARNVLFVFFNGESYDYIGSQRFVYDLQTGAFPTRLTQTKSISMDNIELMIDIGTLDDLTNLEIYQATPQPMGLKMSALFDKINQNCSFGIKTGHPLQTTNLPPVSAQSFLRENASFPAIIITSPPGNRYYHSVYDGAHNLRYRYGNHSKRVDFTQLEDLGSNLFGPNSLQMEIRNVSSLIAMSIYELLEAHKYEPRYGTNSVLIDEFLHCFLETSDCPLFRATLRPETSIARLTAPPSRYISVHNSITADMTIWTYQVLGLLVGQRLENVTKDECLDRHLPYQWMAGYSGTGECHYSTQNTSLALSPAFLNETYDWTSYRYSTWTESTWSEMSARIFLRPSPAHETLTLSIGFVVMVISFVLVFLINSRSDVLFNQGSTSTIPIAAQPTQC comes from the exons ATGCTGGTACTGGCACATGAAG TGAGCGGACAGCGTATCAAGGACGACATGTACACACAGGTGACGGGTGCGCACTGCTTTCGTCGCCTGAATGGAACACACGTAACGGGATGCAGTT CCAAAAACGGTGGCTCTGTTGGAGTGCTGCATCTGATCGAAGGCCCTGAGGATATTGATTTCCTCGTCAACAGCCATCCGTCCCCGCCGTATGCAGCGATTATTTCACCGGCGCTATACACGCGCGAAAACATCCTTCGGTTACGTGACCAGGCCGGACAGTATATTTCGGTGCTTGTGCTCATTAACAACGTGACCGGGATGGATCATTTTAGTCAAGAGTCACCGTGCCCCAACGAATTCAGCAGTCTTCTTGTTGGACAACCCGGTGAAAATGATGAACGATGTAGCGCAGCTCGACCCGAGCAAAGTTGGAATCCATGGGGCAGCGGATTGCTTCAGGAAGACTTTCCCTTTCCCGTTTACTACGTTTATGAAGCGGAGGAGATAGACAAATTGCGGGATTGTTACTTCAAATTCAACGCGCATGATCTCGAGAGGCAGCGTGAACGCAGTTTATGTAGCATTGAAGTGAAATCGTTCATGTCGGCAGCAGTTAGTAGTGCCAACTGTATCCGACGATCGAATTTTTACAACTCATTTATCCCAGCGACGAAATACTGTGATCCACTGCAGGGCAAAAACGTGTATGCTACACTGTTCCCTCGCCCCACACAGAGTACCACGGAGGAGGGATGGAGAGAGCGCGATGCCAACGAACGGATCGTACTGGTGTCGACCCGCACAGACACTACGACCATGTTTGACGGGAGGGGCCAAGGAGCGATGGATTCGGTGCTTCCGTTCACTGTGCTCATATCCGTGGCACACTTTTTAGCCAAAGTGCTACCAAGCAGTGCCCGCAACGTGTTGTTCGTGTTCTTCAACGGAGAATCATATGATTATATCGGTTCGCAACGCTTTGTGTATGACCTGCAGACGGGTGCGTTCCCGACGCGCCTGACCCAAACGAAATCGATTTCAATGGACAACATCGAGCTGATGATAGATATCGGTACATTGGATGATCTCACCAACTTGGAGATTTACCAAGCAACCCCACAGCCGATGGGTCTCAAAATGTCTGCGTTGTTTGATAAAATCAATCAGAATTGCTCATTCGGCATCAAGACGGGTCACCCGCTACAAACCACCAACCTGCCGCCAGTGTCGGCACAGTCGTTTCTTCGCGAGAATGCTAGCTTTCCGGCCATCATTATAACATCTCCACCTGGCAACCGATACTATCACTCAGTGTACGATGGTGCGCATAACTTACGTTATCGCTACGGAAACCACTCGAAACGTGTCGACTTTACGCAGCTTGAAGACTTAGGGTCCAATCTATTCGGTCCGAATTCgctgcagatggaaattcgcaACGTCTCATCACTGATCGCGATGAGCATCTACGAGCTGCTCGAAGCCCACAAGTACGAACCCCGTTATGGCACGAACAGTGTGCTGATCGACGAGTTCCTACACTGTTTCCTCGAGACATCCGATTGCCCGCTGTTCCGGGCAACTCTGCGACCGGAAACATCGATCGCACGGCTCACGGCACCACCCTCGCGGTACATCAGCGTACACAACAGTATCACAGCCGATATGACGATCTGGACGTATCAGGTGCTTGGTTTGCTTGTCGGCCAGCGGCTTGAAAATGTCACCAAAGATGAATGTCTAGATCGACACCTACCCTACCAATGGATGGCCGGTTACAGCGGGACGGGCGAATGTCACTACAGTACACAAAACACTAGCCTAGCGCTGTCGCCCGCGTTCCTGAATGAAACGTACGACTGGACGTCGTACCGTTACTCGACGTGGACCGAGTCAACCTGGTCCGAAATGTCGGCCCGCATCTTTCTGCGTCCCTCCCCCGCCCACGAAACTCTGACGCTTTCGATCGGGTTCGTGGTAATGGTGATCTCCTTCGTGCTGGTGTTTTTGATCAACAGCCGATCGGATGTGCTATTCAACCAGGGGTCAACTTCGACGATACC AATCGCCGCGCAACCGACACAATGTTGA
- the LOC128272498 gene encoding exocyst complex component 2, translating into MVKSPVVTGISPKEGPPGTRVTIRGEFLGNKSTDLISLTICGCDCLLSAEWKSDKKIIARTGAAKGKGDIIVSTRNGGNGTSTVQFRAYYETIGPMKESAVWIEESPMQSLAWGRRSLAPTGYTQEDPLGLSNEGNEKKFPEDLRDLFPDGSGDLSQENFTPGWFLLENHHATSFEDLKAGLSYLRRRVESQKEGQLSFLKSNAGSVIDQLDTLMTLRDRITQDNRVHGKEPVAKLDKGIHGSIDASHELFKDVLVRKEKADATRAALSAMSRHKFLFCLPNTVEKAASKNEFDIVVNDYARVKNLFGKTDVPIFRKVLEEVDIKILGIRHQLHGKIKEMPQGVDQQKRMIKALISLEAQQAGTSVAGKLKVDDPAWDAIDARAKYLEETFHKAYEQYSEKETHGNDSKSRIDPTVTPMRVQFCEEMTEIAASQFPDLWRLGQAYFTGELRGAAQPKPGNFKRIILTAIEQFCSYLRSALLASSGAHRSLATVAAPKGLPTWPSVNPSLNFLITWLPHCLRYVRVSYATLIRLDLPNEALDIVMKLIDELRLYCLSTILRKANERVKKLHERETWELTVTEFAGATSLPGKLRDILVEAIDDAQAACLTPEVRESTLLEPQSDGQRELSKRFQDILGSFCTVLETLALQRSDEDPQQAPMLSQLIGFPGTLLLQQQQQHLGGDEDKRDNNVSITWEQRLLCCLSNCIYCNRHFFPQLGDLFTRHNFPVPTLAIENSRSTVNALFGTLLDMYVEHKSDPLVGTIEPSMYLGRFQWDQVAPSEKLSPYAHECLDNLVSVYSEIFAVSPFLLRPILEPIVQTVAEELARLMTCVQKFNVDGALQARVDINVIRDAVRVYSNETAKSFFVEALETIPAVPESEARITEAVKTIKNNIRLQIMCLQVVDP; encoded by the exons ATGGTGAAAAGTCCGGTTGTGACTGGTATTTCGCCGAAAGAAGGACCGCCTGGGACACGGGTTACGATACGTGGCGAATTTCTAGGCAACAAATCGACAGATCTTATCA GTCTCACGATTTGTGGGTGCGATTGTTTGTTGTCAGCGGAATGGAAGTCGGATAAGAAAATTATTGCCCGCACCGGTGCGGCGAAAGGTAAGGGTGACATTATTGTGAGCACACGGAACGGTGGAAACGGCACTTCTACGGTACAGTTCCGGGCGTACTACGAAACGATCGGCCCGATGAAAGAATCTGCAGTGTGGATCGAAGAATCGCCAATGCAATCGTTAGCTTGGGGCCGACGTTCTCTGGCTCCGACGGGCTATACCCAGGAAGACCCGCTCGGTCTTTCGAACGAGGGTAACGAGAAAAAGTTTCCGGAAGATTTGCGTGACCTCTTTCCGGACGGATCGGGAGATTTGTCACAGGAAAACTTTACGCCTGGTTGGTTTCTGTTGGAAAATCATCATGCCACCTCGTTCGAGGATCTGAAGGCGGGCCTCTCATATCTGCGACGGCGTGTCGAGAGCCAGAAAGAGGGTCAGCTGTCGTTTCTAAAGTCGAACGCTGGCTCGGTGATTGATCAGCTAGATACGCTGATGACGTTGCGTGATCGTATTACGCAGGACAACCGGGTGCATGGAAAGGAACCGGTGGCAAAACTCGACAAAGGCATCCATGGTTCGATCGATGCATCGCACGAGCTGTTTAAGGATGTTTTGGTGCGAAAGGAGAAGGCGGATGCAACGCGAGCTGCCCTTTCGGCCATGTCACGGCACAAATTTCTGTTCTGCCTTCCCAACACGGTGGAGAAGGCGGCATCAAAGAACGAGTTTGACATAGTGGTGAATGATTATGCACGAGTTAAGAATCTGTTTGGCAAAACGGACGTACCG ATTTTCCGAAAGGTGCTCGAAGAAGTGGACATTAAAATATTGGGCATCCGTCATCAACTGCACGGGAAAATTAAAGAAATGCCACAAGGCGTCGATCAGCAGAAGCGAATGATCAAAGCACTGATCAGTCTGGAAGCACAACAAGCCGGCACGAGTGTGGCTGGAAAGCTGAAGGTAGACGATCCGGCTTGGGACGCAATCGATGCACGGGCCAAGTATCTCGAGGAAACATTCCACAAAGCATATGAACAGTACTCGGAGAAAGAAACGCACGGCAACGATTCAAAATCGCGCATCGATCCTACCGTTACTCCAATGAGGGTACAGTTTTGTGAGGAAATGACCGAAATCGCTGCGAGCCAGTTTCCGGATCTGTGGCGCCTCGGGCAAGCCTACTTCACAGGCGAACTAAGAGGTGCAGCCCAACCAAAGCCGGGAAATTTCAAACGCATCATTCTGACGGCGATCGAGCAGTTTTGCTCATACCTTCGATCAGCTTTACTTGCGTCGTCCGGAGCCCACCGATCATTGGCCACAGTTGCCGCTCCTAAGGGCTTACCGACCTGGCCATCGGTTAACCCATCGTTAAACTTTCTCATCACCTGGCTCCCACACTGCCTGCGTTACGTTCGGGTTTCGTACGCTACTCTCATACGACTCGATCTTCCCAACGAGGCCCTTGACATCGTGATGAAGTTGATCGACGAGTTGCGGCTGTACTGCCTTTCCACGATACTGCGAAAGGCAAACGAGCGCGTGAAGAAACTGCACGAACGGGAAACGTGGGAGCTGACGGTAACCGAGTTTGCGGGAGCAACCAGTTTGCCTGGCAAATTGCGTGACATCTTGGTCGAAGCGATCGACGATGCACAAGCGGCTTGTCTCACACCGGAGGTGCGAGAGTCAACCCTCCTCGAACCGCAGTCCGATGGCCAACGGGAACTTTCAAAGCGTTTCCAAGACATTCTGGGATCGTTTTGTACGGTGCTCGAAACGCTTGCCTTGCAGCGCTCAGATGAGGATCCGCAGCAGGCACCGATGTTGTCACAGCTGATCGGTTTCCCCGGAACACTGCtattgcagcaacagcaacagcatttGGGTGGCGATGAAGATAAGCGTGACAACAACGTTTCCATCACCTGGGAGCAACGGTTGCTATGCTGTCTTTCGAATTGCATCTACTGCAATCGGCACTTCTTCCCGCAGTTGGGTGATCTTTTCACGCGCCACAATTTCCCCGTACCAACGCTTGCGATCGAAAATTCTCGCTCGACCGTTAATGCACTGTTTGGCACTTTGCTAGATATGTACGTGGAACACAAAAGCGATCCCCTGGTCGGTACGATCGAACCATCGATGTACCTGGGTCGGTTCCAGTGGGATCAGGTGGCGCCCTCGGAGAAACTCAGCCCTTATGCACACGAGTGTCTGGACAATCTTGTTTCGGTTTACTCGGAGATTTTCGCCGTTTCACCTTTTCTGCTGCGGCCCATCCTGGAGCCAATCGTGCAAACGGTCGCTGAAGAGCTGGCCCGACTGATGACGTGTGTACAGAAGTTTAACGTAGACGGAGCGTTGCAGGCACGCGTCGACATTAACGTGATTCGGGATGCGGTGCGCGTTTACAGCAACGAAACGGCCAA GTCTTTCTTTGTCGAAGCACTCGAAACAATTCCTGCAGTGCCGGAAAGCGAGGCAAG AATCACAGAGGCGGTGAAAACGATCAAGAACAACATCCGTTTGCAGATCATGTGCCTTCAGGTGGTGGATCCTTGA
- the LOC128270034 gene encoding adipocyte plasma membrane-associated protein Hemomucin-like — MGFKRKLFKVVLVLMLIAVLPGLPPRTVFPFRPIAIGQMRTLTGVLAPNQLLNGAERLYENVVLQPESVLVRGNATYVTVYGGKVLELIDGTVRTVVKLGPECVGTYSERVCGRPLGLDFDTKSNALIVLDPYLGIWQVHIKTGEPKLLVSLEKAIIEDGTARKAGDERRKAAVTSRKPKIPNGVAVARNGDFYWTDTASDFSFEDAVQALLCNPSGRLLHYSRAEGKSRVLLDQVYGANGVVLSPDESFVLVGELGGQLIRRYFLKGAQAGTHDVFLDGLPGSVDNLNGDANGFWVALVIAADESNPSFVAMLAPFPNLRQLIVRLFVLIEAPFRFLYDFTGSRYALWASHHIGNLGGLVGLFPDRGTVLRVDWDGNIVFALHNDDRSSHVISQAVPQGKEHLLLGSPVNPWLGRVKLSPETLALLKGQTKTSPELKQPSSTTAAPVREEL; from the exons aTGGgtttcaaaagaaagctgttcaAGGTGGTCCTAGTGCTGATGCTGATCGCGGTGCTGCCGGGGCTGCCGCCGCGGACGGTGTTCCCCTTTCGACCGATAGCGATCGGTCAAATGCGGACCCTGACCGGAGTGCTGGCCCCGAACCAACTACTCAACGGTGCCGAACGTCTGTACGAAAACGTGGTGCTCCAGCCGGAGAGTGTGTTGGTACGCGGTAACGCTACCTACGTCACGGTCTACGGTGGCAAGGTATTGGAGCTGATCGACGGTACCGTTCGTACGGTGGTCAAGCTGGGCCCCGAGTGTG TCGGTACTTACTCGGAGCGTGTGTGCGGCCGCCCGTTGGGGTTGGATTTCGACACGAAAAGTAACGCGCTGATAGTGCTAGATCCGTACCTCGGCATCTGGCAGGTGCACATAAAAACGGGCGAACCGAAGCTGCTGGTCTCGTTGGAGAAAGCCATCATTGAGGACGGAACGGCCCGGAAGGCGGGTGACGAGCGCCGCAAGGCAGCAGTGACCTCCCGGAAGCCGAAGATTCCGAACggggtggccgtggcccgcaACGGCGACTTCTACTGGACGGACACGGCATCGGACTTCAGCTTCGAGGATGCCGTCCAGGCACTGTTGTGCAATCCTTCCGGTCGCCTGTTGCACTACTCCCGGGCGGAGGGGAAGAGCCGTGTCCTGCTCGACCAGGTGTACGGTGCGAACGGCGTGGTTCTCAGCCCGGACGAAAGCTTCGTGCTGGTCGGTGAGCTCGGTGGACAGCTGATCCGTCGGTACTTCCTGAAGGGTGCTCAGGCCGGAACACACGATGTGTTTCTGGACGGTTTGCCTGGCTCGGTCGACAATCTGAATGGGGACGCAAATGGGTTCTGGGTGGCCCTGGTCATCGCGGCGGACGAGAGTAATCCCTCCTTTGTCGCAATGCTTGCACCATTCCCGAACCTCCGGCAACTGATCGTTCGGTTGTTTGTGCTGATCGAGGCACCGTTCCGGTTTCTGTATGATTTCACCGGAAGCCGGTACGCCCTTTGGGCTTCTCATCACATTGGAAATTTGGGTGGCCTGGTAGGCCTGTTCCCCGACCGGGGCACCGTGCTGCGGGTGGACTGGGACGGGAACATTGTGTTTGCACTGCACAACGACGACCGATCCAGCCACGTGATTTCGCAGGCCGTCCCGCAAGGCAAGGAGCACCTGCTGCTCGGTTCACCCGTTAATCCGTGGCTCGGAAGGGTCAAACTATCGCCCGAAACGCTGGCACTGTTGAAGGGACAAACGAAAACATCTCCGGAACTGAAACAACCCTCTTCGACGACGGCAGCGCCAGTACGGGAGGAGCTGTAG